A stretch of the Vulcanisaeta souniana JCM 11219 genome encodes the following:
- the nuoB gene encoding NADH-quinone oxidoreductase subunit NuoB: MRMSLNKALEPYRKWGTKYSLWPVHLVTACCGVEMAHTWNPTYDAERLGSLPWHAPRQTNLILVEGTISFKMARVLRYVWEQMSDPKYVIAMGSCAAEGGVFWNSYHAVPVNKVIPIDAYAIGCPPTPEAVIQMIRIVQRKIETGEAKANVKPKTIDLTKIFTPTPTKQPAPNPPHRITPNPHIPICQEKKVEWPLGYELVNNQLMPTLKESARKIIVTEVNRVCVESEPGKLKDAALLLSKLGFDHVKSVNVIDAPHENKFYIEYWVSSYGKKELMPVLVTLTTEIPRDNPRVPSLIDIWPSADYMEREMYDFFGVWFEGNPWMGRNFLLDPDTPIKFPLRKDVPLVREFYIVDREFPGQSVAPPQPKPSQSTVPQPKPTQEKPSEEKQKTGSEASG, translated from the coding sequence ATGAGGATGTCACTTAACAAGGCATTGGAACCCTACAGGAAGTGGGGCACGAAGTATTCCCTATGGCCGGTACACCTCGTAACGGCATGCTGCGGTGTTGAGATGGCGCACACCTGGAATCCAACGTATGACGCAGAGAGACTCGGTTCACTGCCATGGCATGCACCGAGGCAGACAAACCTAATCCTTGTTGAGGGTACAATATCCTTCAAAATGGCTAGGGTCCTCAGGTATGTTTGGGAGCAAATGAGTGATCCTAAATACGTGATTGCCATGGGCTCCTGCGCCGCAGAGGGGGGTGTATTCTGGAATAGTTACCACGCGGTCCCCGTTAATAAAGTAATACCCATCGATGCATATGCCATTGGCTGCCCACCAACACCTGAGGCCGTTATTCAAATGATTAGGATCGTCCAAAGAAAGATAGAGACAGGCGAGGCGAAGGCCAACGTTAAGCCAAAGACAATCGACCTAACCAAGATATTCACACCAACACCAACCAAGCAACCAGCGCCAAACCCACCCCACAGGATAACACCTAACCCCCACATACCCATTTGCCAGGAGAAGAAGGTGGAGTGGCCCCTCGGTTATGAATTAGTAAATAATCAATTAATGCCAACGCTTAAGGAATCAGCTAGGAAAATAATAGTAACAGAAGTAAACAGGGTATGTGTGGAATCGGAGCCCGGCAAGCTAAAGGACGCTGCATTGTTGCTCTCGAAATTAGGGTTTGACCATGTTAAGTCGGTAAACGTTATCGATGCGCCTCACGAAAATAAATTCTACATTGAGTATTGGGTATCAAGTTACGGTAAGAAGGAGTTGATGCCCGTACTAGTTACATTGACGACAGAAATACCGAGGGACAACCCCAGGGTACCAAGTTTAATCGATATCTGGCCGAGTGCGGATTACATGGAGCGCGAGATGTATGATTTCTTCGGTGTATGGTTTGAGGGTAATCCATGGATGGGAAGGAACTTCCTACTCGACCCAGATACGCCAATTAAGTTTCCCCTTAGGAAGGATGTGCCATTGGTTAGGGAATTCTATATAGTAGATAGAGAATTTCCAGGACAGTCAGTTGCGCCACCACAACCCAAGCCATCACAGTCAACTGTGCCTCAACCAAAACCAACGCAGGAGAAACCAAGTGAGGAAAAACAAAAAACGGGAAGTGAAGCCAGTGGGTGA
- a CDS encoding NADH-quinone oxidoreductase subunit D — protein sequence MSNDNGEKYAELPVGMEVPEEFTRNFVPIPKEYVEAAYKGEEYLVFIGPQHPGSGHMRIILRLKGDYVVDAIPDPGYVHRGVEKLAETRLYIHVIPLIERPTIQDSANFDLGYSRAVEKLADLDVPKRAQYIRVILAELSRIATHLYDTGILAVFIGHSTGYMWAFGLRDVINEAFIRITGTRTTLSYTIPGGVRWDVKPDVLNFVYELTNYLERKMKDMESIFVKNPVTIHRLKEVGVLTKEDAIKYGLVGPFLRASGVEYDVRKVEPYDAYNEFDWDIPVADEGDSYSRFLVRVEEIRQSIKIIRQAVKNIPDTPIISEKLLSRVPPKDRPQAAKSVWTFLTKTHVGLTPGAGEATTLTEASRGLLLFTLISDGHSNVPYRLRMVTPSWLLLRGFMEALKGYRLADVPAIYGSFGYFPPEADR from the coding sequence ATGAGCAACGATAATGGAGAAAAGTATGCGGAATTACCGGTTGGGATGGAGGTTCCTGAGGAATTTACAAGGAACTTTGTGCCAATACCCAAGGAGTACGTTGAGGCAGCATATAAAGGCGAGGAATACCTGGTTTTCATAGGTCCCCAGCATCCGGGGAGTGGTCACATGAGGATAATACTGAGGCTTAAGGGTGATTACGTGGTTGATGCAATACCGGACCCGGGCTATGTACATAGGGGCGTGGAGAAGTTGGCCGAAACAAGACTGTACATACACGTGATACCTCTTATTGAGAGACCCACTATTCAGGACTCGGCGAACTTCGACCTTGGCTATTCACGCGCAGTGGAGAAATTGGCTGACCTTGACGTGCCAAAGAGGGCCCAGTACATTAGGGTAATACTGGCTGAGTTAAGTAGGATAGCCACGCACCTATACGATACTGGAATACTCGCCGTATTCATTGGTCACAGCACGGGTTACATGTGGGCCTTTGGACTTAGGGACGTGATTAACGAAGCCTTCATAAGAATAACAGGTACAAGAACCACATTAAGTTACACAATACCTGGTGGTGTTAGGTGGGATGTTAAGCCCGACGTACTCAACTTCGTTTATGAATTAACGAATTACCTGGAGAGGAAGATGAAGGACATGGAGTCAATATTCGTTAAGAATCCAGTGACGATACATAGGCTTAAGGAGGTAGGTGTGTTGACGAAGGAGGATGCCATCAAATATGGCCTAGTTGGGCCATTCCTAAGGGCGTCTGGCGTTGAGTATGATGTTAGGAAGGTTGAGCCCTACGATGCATATAACGAGTTTGACTGGGATATACCAGTGGCTGATGAGGGCGATTCATACTCAAGGTTCCTGGTTAGGGTTGAGGAAATTAGGCAGAGTATAAAGATAATTAGGCAGGCGGTTAAGAACATACCCGACACGCCAATAATCAGTGAGAAATTACTGTCAAGAGTACCACCGAAGGATAGGCCACAGGCGGCTAAAAGCGTTTGGACGTTCCTAACGAAGACCCATGTCGGATTAACACCGGGTGCTGGTGAGGCGACGACATTGACAGAAGCGTCGAGAGGGCTATTACTGTTCACATTAATATCTGACGGGCACAGCAACGTACCATATAGACTAAGGATGGTCACACCATCGTGGCTACTGCTTAGAGGTTTCATGGAGGCATTAAAGGGCTATAGACTAGCTGATGTGCCGGCCATATACGGAAGCTTCGGCTACTTCCCACCCGAAGCTGATCGTTGA
- a CDS encoding DNA double-strand break repair nuclease NurA: MLPSDYGPGDIEFWIEPPLLLSIQSDVKEILDKGMDSRVLSIIRELRGILEGRGLVRNLGSSIRALNAYAIDSSYPTPPLELIGGVMTVLSYGYVGYLNGSYDRYMTGEVVFEDVGEFERVITRKAQIRERELAIRLLKDKLKGRRDIDLVILDGEIPIHPLPYNLPVEGGVLARVTSVIGNLLDLSARTGTPIIGVVKRVRSKFLSVLINRCLPMNDKLIASLTLNNGEYMVLGSYGDILPPWIQINYNDCELRKRCNGKECDGVRELMSRRLSEGLVNIEHVFSGSTHPGLKMLKEVIVAFYKPRNGSPAVKLEIYNPSDRFNIEELITYLESQTTDTGYPFLIDRVDEYVRLDPRILDYVRSLIIKGSKDLNPALLTMLQLTNPQKAYLVKRLEA, from the coding sequence ATGTTACCCAGTGATTATGGACCTGGAGACATTGAGTTTTGGATTGAGCCTCCATTACTGCTTTCCATACAATCTGATGTAAAGGAAATACTCGACAAGGGCATGGACTCCCGGGTACTATCCATAATACGCGAACTAAGGGGTATACTGGAGGGCAGAGGTTTAGTGAGGAACCTGGGTTCATCAATAAGGGCACTTAATGCGTATGCCATTGACTCAAGTTACCCAACGCCACCCCTTGAATTAATTGGAGGCGTCATGACCGTGCTTTCCTATGGTTATGTTGGTTACCTTAATGGTTCCTATGATAGGTATATGACCGGTGAGGTTGTTTTTGAGGATGTAGGTGAGTTTGAGAGGGTGATTACCAGGAAAGCCCAGATTAGGGAGAGGGAATTGGCGATCAGGCTACTTAAGGATAAGTTGAAGGGTAGGAGGGATATCGACCTTGTAATACTTGATGGTGAGATACCCATCCACCCACTACCCTATAACCTACCCGTCGAAGGTGGTGTATTGGCACGCGTAACCAGTGTGATTGGGAACCTACTCGACCTATCGGCAAGGACTGGAACACCAATCATTGGTGTTGTTAAGAGGGTCAGGTCCAAGTTCCTATCCGTGTTAATTAATAGGTGTTTACCAATGAATGACAAACTCATTGCAAGTCTAACCCTTAATAATGGCGAGTACATGGTACTTGGCAGTTATGGCGATATCCTACCACCGTGGATCCAGATTAATTATAACGATTGCGAACTAAGAAAAAGGTGCAATGGAAAGGAGTGTGACGGCGTTAGGGAGTTAATGAGTAGAAGGCTCAGTGAGGGTTTGGTTAATATCGAGCATGTATTTAGTGGATCAACGCATCCCGGATTGAAAATGCTTAAGGAGGTTATTGTGGCCTTTTATAAGCCGCGTAATGGTTCGCCGGCAGTTAAGCTCGAGATCTATAACCCAAGTGATAGGTTCAATATTGAGGAGTTAATTACATACCTTGAGTCGCAGACTACGGATACGGGCTACCCATTCCTAATTGATAGGGTTGATGAGTATGTCAGGCTTGACCCGAGGATCCTGGACTACGTGAGAAGCCTGATAATTAAAGGCTCGAAGGACCTAAACCCAGCGTTACTAACGATGCTGCAACTAACGAATCCACAAAAGGCGTACCTAGTGAAGAGACTGGAGGCGTAG
- a CDS encoding cyclic 2,3-diphosphoglycerate synthase codes for MRRVIILGAGGRDLHVFNTYFRHNPEYRVVAVAQVQIPGIGGKRYIKGSGDLYQPGGVPLIGLGNLEDLSRLIRDLGADEVILAYSDLLYNDVGRIISIVLANGASFRILGPRDTMIRSSRPMLGVVATRTGAGKSTVSHEVTLELIRRGLRVASIRHPMIYMNPDDMLVQVFKTREDLMKITFEEREEYEHYIEIGVPVLAGVDYEMILNEAEAMADVILWDGGNNDFPFYYTDYLITVTDARRPGHEVGSFPGEVNTRLADAVIVTKVSDSTPENVKTIISNIKAVNPRASITQADLEVYLDNPNAVAGKKVVIIEDAPTVTHGGLPYAAGYIAARKYNAEIVDPKPYAVGIIKETYAKYTHMGPVLPSLGYTPEQIRDLEETIRRIPADVVIMGTPAHIEDVVKIDKPIVRAKWRLKVLEGPTISQLIDEFLERARLK; via the coding sequence TTGCGGAGGGTAATAATACTGGGTGCGGGTGGTCGAGACCTGCACGTATTCAATACGTACTTCAGGCATAACCCAGAGTATAGGGTTGTTGCTGTAGCTCAGGTACAGATACCGGGTATCGGCGGTAAGCGCTACATAAAGGGTTCAGGGGATCTTTACCAACCAGGTGGTGTACCATTAATTGGCCTTGGGAACCTAGAGGACTTAAGCCGTTTAATAAGGGATCTCGGGGCTGACGAGGTTATCCTGGCGTACAGCGACCTGCTCTATAATGATGTTGGTAGGATAATAAGCATAGTCCTTGCAAATGGCGCGAGCTTTAGGATACTAGGTCCTAGGGATACCATGATAAGATCCTCAAGGCCGATGCTGGGTGTCGTGGCAACGAGGACGGGGGCTGGTAAGTCAACAGTATCGCATGAAGTAACGCTGGAGTTAATTAGGAGAGGCTTGAGGGTTGCGTCCATTAGGCACCCAATGATTTACATGAACCCTGACGACATGCTAGTGCAAGTATTTAAGACCAGGGAGGATCTAATGAAAATAACCTTTGAGGAGAGGGAGGAGTATGAGCACTACATTGAGATCGGTGTGCCGGTACTTGCGGGTGTTGATTATGAAATGATACTCAATGAGGCAGAGGCCATGGCAGATGTAATACTATGGGATGGTGGCAATAACGACTTCCCATTTTACTACACCGATTACTTAATAACAGTTACTGATGCCAGGAGACCGGGGCATGAGGTTGGTAGCTTCCCTGGCGAGGTTAATACAAGGCTTGCTGATGCCGTGATAGTTACTAAGGTCTCTGACTCAACCCCTGAGAATGTTAAGACCATAATTAGTAATATTAAAGCCGTAAACCCAAGGGCATCAATAACACAGGCAGATCTTGAGGTTTATTTAGACAATCCAAATGCCGTGGCTGGTAAGAAGGTCGTAATCATCGAGGACGCCCCAACAGTAACGCATGGTGGTTTACCATACGCGGCAGGTTACATAGCTGCTAGGAAGTACAATGCTGAGATAGTTGATCCAAAGCCATACGCCGTGGGCATAATAAAGGAGACCTACGCAAAGTACACGCACATGGGACCAGTACTACCAAGCCTGGGCTACACCCCAGAGCAAATAAGGGATTTGGAGGAGACCATAAGGAGGATACCCGCCGACGTAGTCATTATGGGCACCCCAGCCCACATTGAGGATGTTGTTAAGATTGATAAGCCCATAGTTAGGGCTAAGTGGAGGCTCAAGGTTCTTGAGGGGCCAACAATAAGCCAATTAATTGATGAGTTTCTCGAGCGTGCAAGGCTTAAGTAG
- a CDS encoding pyridoxamine 5'-phosphate oxidase family protein — protein sequence MGSRKVKVVRYSERASYDRDELMKLLSRNFICHVGFIDGGEPYVIPMLYVNDDQYVYMHGSPDSRLIRIIGSGLPIVIAITEVHGIVLASNLYNNSINYESAIIYGRGSFVDDPSEKLRVFQLMMDRLVPGRLDDTELPSIEELNSVAVVRVSIEDFAIKRREGGPTISGDSHWEGVVPIVISYGTPMSTNNKPIPKYLTDLIAQRKPT from the coding sequence ATGGGTTCTCGTAAGGTTAAGGTTGTGAGGTATAGTGAGAGGGCGTCCTACGATAGGGATGAACTCATGAAGTTGTTAAGCAGGAATTTCATATGCCACGTGGGCTTCATTGACGGTGGTGAACCATACGTGATACCAATGCTTTACGTGAATGATGATCAGTACGTATACATGCACGGCTCACCCGATAGTAGGCTAATTAGGATAATTGGTAGTGGCTTGCCGATTGTCATTGCTATTACCGAGGTGCACGGCATAGTTCTTGCGAGTAATCTATACAATAATTCGATAAACTATGAATCAGCCATTATATATGGTAGAGGCTCGTTCGTTGACGATCCAAGTGAGAAGCTTCGGGTTTTCCAGCTGATGATGGATAGGTTGGTACCTGGGAGGCTTGACGATACTGAGTTGCCGTCTATTGAGGAATTGAATTCCGTCGCCGTCGTTAGGGTTAGTATTGAGGACTTTGCAATTAAGAGGAGGGAGGGTGGACCAACGATAAGTGGCGATAGTCATTGGGAGGGTGTAGTACCGATAGTCATTAGTTACGGCACACCCATGAGTACGAATAATAAGCCAATACCGAAGTATTTAACGGACTTAATTGCGCAACGTAAACCTACTTAA
- a CDS encoding acyl-CoA dehydrogenase family protein translates to MIIGIKDYLNEELKLILNNLNELFNKVWSTAKLRSYSEGDTSVLDELWKALVDFGLFEFFRDAKPRDAAILMEEASSRLPPGIVITTIIGAVATGNELGNEKYEGKLKISISSTANMAPEAHRADVIVIGDNLIWKDDASVKPLNSFDNSMRWCQVNFRRSTKVSVNRDLVALLLSAAIVGTGKPPLELSVDYAKKRIAFGRSIGAFQAVKHKLVNMALNIELARSLYLRAADDLKLAPMALDYASRIIPNTIRDSIQVHGGIGFTDELDLHLYLRRSVTLSKVYGFNMDELWESYDRSRAREV, encoded by the coding sequence ATGATTATCGGCATTAAGGATTACCTAAATGAGGAACTGAAATTAATACTGAATAATCTGAATGAACTCTTCAATAAGGTATGGTCAACCGCCAAACTAAGGAGTTATAGTGAAGGCGATACATCAGTACTTGATGAGTTATGGAAGGCCTTGGTGGATTTCGGATTGTTTGAGTTCTTCAGGGACGCCAAGCCGAGGGATGCAGCAATACTGATGGAGGAGGCGAGCTCAAGGCTTCCGCCTGGTATTGTCATAACGACAATAATAGGTGCCGTAGCCACGGGTAATGAATTAGGTAATGAGAAGTATGAGGGTAAGTTGAAAATATCGATATCAAGCACCGCAAACATGGCGCCCGAGGCGCATAGGGCCGACGTCATAGTAATTGGCGATAACCTAATCTGGAAGGATGATGCCTCGGTAAAGCCACTGAACTCCTTCGATAACTCGATGAGGTGGTGCCAAGTCAACTTTAGGAGGAGTACTAAGGTAAGTGTGAATAGAGACTTAGTAGCGCTCCTACTATCCGCAGCCATAGTGGGTACTGGTAAACCACCGCTTGAGTTATCGGTGGATTACGCAAAGAAGAGGATTGCCTTCGGTAGATCAATAGGTGCATTCCAGGCCGTGAAACATAAATTGGTGAACATGGCACTTAACATAGAGCTCGCCAGGTCACTATACCTAAGGGCTGCTGATGACTTGAAGCTGGCACCCATGGCGTTGGATTACGCATCAAGGATTATCCCAAACACAATTAGGGACAGTATCCAGGTACATGGAGGTATAGGGTTCACCGATGAGCTCGACTTGCACCTATACCTGAGGCGTAGTGTAACGTTAAGTAAGGTCTATGGCTTCAACATGGATGAGCTGTGGGAGTCTTACGATAGGTCGAGGGCTCGTGAAGTATGA
- a CDS encoding acyl-CoA dehydrogenase family protein, giving the protein MSESELERFRDYVKDWFIKNAPPEMRIRRGGIGWYYEDPRFIDAAIRWHRTLYNAGLVGISWPKEYGGYGDDVRKELVVRDVALSLGIVYPGCPGIGLSVAGPAILFHGNEGQKRRYLRRMLTCEDVWAQGFSEPCCGSDLAAITTKAEDRGDYFVLNGRKVWSSDFHLANYYLVLARTGSPEERHKGLTMFIVDTRSEGITYRPIKQINGRPGFSEVFLDNVKVPKENVVGKVGDGWRVAMTTLNFERLNIGGAFAYAAASAARHLVEVRRDADTLALLEESLAIKELYDRMLMLALRGEIVGPEAASIKLLASEILDKIYIAAVSKLGPETLVEGDLFEWSFGYIDSKGYTILSGTSEILRNLLGELVLGLPKGV; this is encoded by the coding sequence ATGTCTGAGTCGGAACTCGAGAGGTTTAGGGATTACGTTAAGGATTGGTTCATTAAGAATGCTCCTCCTGAGATGAGGATTAGGCGTGGTGGTATTGGTTGGTACTATGAGGACCCCAGGTTTATTGATGCCGCCATTAGGTGGCACAGGACATTATATAATGCCGGCTTAGTCGGCATAAGTTGGCCTAAGGAGTATGGTGGGTATGGCGATGACGTAAGGAAGGAGTTAGTAGTTAGGGATGTGGCGCTTAGTCTCGGCATTGTCTACCCCGGCTGCCCAGGAATTGGCTTATCCGTAGCAGGCCCCGCCATTCTGTTTCATGGCAATGAAGGGCAGAAAAGGAGGTATTTAAGGAGGATGTTGACTTGTGAGGATGTCTGGGCCCAGGGCTTCTCCGAGCCGTGCTGCGGCTCGGACCTGGCGGCAATAACCACCAAGGCTGAGGATAGGGGTGATTACTTTGTACTGAATGGTAGGAAGGTCTGGAGCAGTGACTTCCACCTGGCTAATTACTACCTAGTACTCGCTAGGACCGGCTCACCTGAGGAAAGGCATAAGGGCTTAACGATGTTTATCGTAGACACCAGGTCTGAGGGAATTACCTATAGACCGATAAAGCAGATTAACGGCAGGCCTGGATTTAGTGAGGTCTTCCTAGATAATGTCAAGGTTCCCAAGGAGAACGTGGTTGGTAAAGTTGGCGATGGCTGGAGGGTTGCCATGACCACCTTGAACTTCGAGAGACTGAACATAGGCGGCGCCTTCGCCTACGCCGCAGCAAGTGCCGCCAGGCACCTGGTGGAGGTGAGACGCGATGCGGATACGTTGGCGCTCCTCGAGGAGTCGCTAGCCATTAAGGAGCTTTATGATAGGATGCTCATGCTCGCACTGAGGGGTGAGATAGTAGGGCCCGAGGCTGCTTCAATAAAGTTGTTGGCGTCCGAGATTCTCGATAAGATATACATAGCGGCAGTGTCGAAGCTGGGTCCCGAGACTCTTGTTGAGGGTGATCTATTCGAGTGGTCCTTTGGGTATATAGATAGTAAGGGCTATACAATACTCTCCGGCACCTCTGAAATCCTGCGTAACCTCCTTGGAGAGCTCGTGCTTGGGCTTCCAAAGGGTGTTTAG